One genomic region from Etheostoma spectabile isolate EspeVRDwgs_2016 unplaced genomic scaffold, UIUC_Espe_1.0 scaffold00008079, whole genome shotgun sequence encodes:
- the LOC116678752 gene encoding BTB/POZ domain-containing protein 3, whose product MACLCRNSVMFNNEMMADVHFVVGPPGGTQRVPGHKYVLAVGSSVFHAMFYGELAEDQEEIRIPDVEPPSFLAMLKYIYCDEIDLCADTVLATLYAAKKYIVPHLARACVNFLETSLSAKNACVLLSQSCLFEEPDLTQRCWEVIDAQAELALRSEGFCDIDSQTLESILRRETLNAKEMVVFEAALSWAEAECQRRDLAPTIENKRLALGKAIYLIRVPTMLLEDFANGAAQSGVLTLNETNDIFLWYTAANKPELLFCTKPRKGLAPQRCHRFQSCAYRSNQWRYRGRCDSIQFAVDKRVFIAGFGLYGSSCGSAEYSAKIELKRQGVSMAQRIIKYFSDGSSSTFPVSFDYPVQIEPDTFYTASVVLDGNELSYFGQEGMTEVQCGKVTFQFQCSSDSTNGTGVQGGQIPELIFYA is encoded by the exons ATGGCGTGTCTTTGCAGGAATTCAGTCATGTTCAACAATGAGATGATGGCGGATGTCCACTTCGTGGTGGGGCCGCCTGGCGGGACGCAGCGAGTACCAGGACACAAG TACGTCCTCGCTGTCGGCAGCTCCGTCTTCCACGCCATGTTTTATGGAGAACTGGCCGAGGACCAGGAAGAGATCCGGATCCCTGACGTGGAGCCTCCTTCGTTCCTGGCCATGTTGAA GTACATCTACTGCGACGAGATCGACCTGTGCGCCGACACCGTGCTCGCCACGCTCTACGCCGCCAAGAAGTACATCGTGCCCCACCTGGCCCGGGCGTGCGTCAACTTCCTGGAGACGAGCCTGAGCGCCAAGAACGCCTGCGTCCTGCTGTCGCAGAGCTGCCTGTTCGAGGAGCCCGACCTGACGCAGCGCTGCTGGGAGGTGATCGACGCCCAGGCGGAGCTCGCCCTGCGCTCCGAGGGATTCTGCGACATCGACTCGCAGACGCTGGAGAGCATCCTGCGCCGCGAGACGCTCAACGCCAAAGAGATGGTGGTGTTCGAGGCGGCGCTGAGCTGGGCGGAGGCCGAGTGCCAGCGCCGAGACCTGGCGCCGACGATCGAGAACAAGCGGCTGGCGCTGGGCAAGGCCATCTACCTGATCCGCGTCCCCACCATGCTGCTGGAGGACTTCGCCAACGGGGCGGCGCAGTCCGGCGTGCTCACGCTCAACGAGACCAACGACATCTTCCTGTGGTACACCGCCGCCAACAAGCCCGAACTCCTGTTCTGCACCAAGCCGCGCAAAGGCCTCGCGCCGCAGCGCTGCCACCGCTTCCAGTCGTGCGCCTACCGCAGCAACCAGTGGCGCTACCGCGGCCGCTGCGACAGCATCCAGTTCGCCGTGGACAAGCGCGTCTTCATCGCCGGCTTCGGCCTGTACGGCTCCAGCTGCGGCTCGGCCGAGTACAGCGCCAAGATCGAGCTGAAGCGCCAGGGCGTGTCGATGGCGCAGCGGATCATCAAGTACTTCTCGGACGGCTCCAGCAGCACGTTCCCCGTGTCCTTCGACTACCCGGTGCAGATCGAGCCCGACACCTTCTACACCGCCAGCGTGGTGCTGGACGGCAACGAGCTGAGCTACTTCGGCCAGGAGGGCATGACGGAGGTGCAGTGCGGGAAAGTGACCTTCCAGTTCCAGTGCTCGTCGGACAGCACCAACGGCACCGGCGTGCAGGGGGGCCAGATCCCCGAACTCATCTTCTACGCCTGA